The following nucleotide sequence is from Acyrthosiphon pisum isolate AL4f chromosome A2, pea_aphid_22Mar2018_4r6ur, whole genome shotgun sequence.
TTGAGGGAGAGTAGCAAGTTTTCATTCTACAACTACAGGTAAATGAGATTGTTTGAATCTGTCCGATACTCGATCACTGtttcaatgaaattaaattttttgcacAGGATGTACGCAGTCAGACGAGTGAAAGATGCGTTCAGGGAGCAAAAGGCGGTCAGTGACACTTCAGAAATCCAACAGCACCTGCTCGAGGCACACAGGTTTTTGGATATCATCAAGCgacaagtaatttaaaattttaaacaccatttATCTCTGCACGTTTCGGGTGACCCAAACCTTTAAGTGCTTATTTTTGTTCAGTTTTCCCTTAATTTCCTCAAAaccattacaattataatatacattttatgttattttatgtttatgctACTTTTTTGAATGAGTATTACAGACCGAAAAAtacgtacatttattttgtaaggaatcctattttttatttcgtgtcacaaattacataatattttatgggttCAGTTTATGGActgtaattaggtataa
It contains:
- the LOC100162993 gene encoding LYR motif-containing protein 4, producing the protein MAAPVTRAEVLKIYKTMLRESSKFSFYNYRMYAVRRVKDAFREQKAVSDTSEIQQHLLEAHRFLDIIKRQAIVGDLYKFDKLVIEVENNKKH